The Paramisgurnus dabryanus chromosome 3, PD_genome_1.1, whole genome shotgun sequence genome includes a window with the following:
- the retsat.2 gene encoding all-trans-retinol 13,14-reductase, whose translation MWLAVVIICVALVAIIYKYVSGSGPNPFDIDTREPLKPMVFDRKEKNKVLKQGFLANRVPQDLDAVVVGSGIGGLAIAVLLAKVGKRVLVLEQHDRAGGCCHTFTEQDFEFDVGIHYIGELQDHKPFRCMIDQLTNGQLQWEPLDNPYDQVVLGPPENRRIYPIYSGRNRFPDELKKCFPGEEKAIDEYLRLTKKVGDGVWFMVLLKLLPAPLANFLVHTGLANRLSSFFRYASRSLTEVVNELTQNKDLRAVLCYVFGTYGKIPKEASFSMHSLLVRHYLSGAWYPKGGASEIAYHMIPIIEKAGGAVLVRAPVNRILLNEAKEAIGVSVMKGQEEVHIHAPMVISDAGIFNTYQTLLPKDVQTMPAIQKQLSMVQNGEGGMSIFIGLDGTKEELGLKAENYWIYSENNLDDLVEGYMKGNREESVKKIPLIFVASPSAKDPTWEERKPGKSTLTVVSFANYAWFEEWKDEKVKNRSADYKELKQTFINSVVEVLTEIYPKIKDRIEYVDAGTPISNQHYLGAPKGEIYGADHGISRFSVELNATIRPQTPIKNLFLTGQDVMLCGFAGALGGALTCGSVILNRNLHMDAFALAKKVKNGNNKKMQ comes from the exons ATGTGGCTTGCTGTTGTTATAATCTGTGTAGCTTTAGTTGCTATTATCTATAAATATGTATCGGGATCAGGACCAAACCCGTTTGACATCGACACCCGCGAGCCGTTAAAGCCCATGGTATTTGATCGGAAGGAGAAGAATAAAGTTTTGAAACAAG GATTTCTGGCAAATAGGGTGCCTCAAGACTTGGACGCAGTAGTTGTTGGCAGTGGGATTGGTGGATTGGCAATTGCTGTCCTGTTGGCTAAAGTGGGTAAGAGGGTTTTGGTTCTGGAGCAACATGATCGGGCTGGAGGATGCTGTCACACCTTCACAGAGCAAGACTTTGAGTTTGATGTTG GTATTCACTATATTGGAGAGCTGCAGGACCATAAGCCCTTTCGTTGTATGATCGATCAGTTGACCAATGGACAGCTGCAATGGGAACCGCTGGATAACCCCTATGACCAGGTGGTCTTGGGTCCCCCAGAGAACCGACGCATTTATCCCATCTACAGTGGTCGAAACCGTTTCCCAGATGAGCTAAAGAAATGTTTTCCAGGAGAGGAGAAGGCCATTGATGAATATTTGAGACTTACAAAG AAAGTTGGGGATGGTGTGTGGTTCATGGTCCTACTGAAGCTCCTGCCAGCTCCTCTTGCAAATTTCCTGGTGCACACAGGTCTGGCTAATCGTCTCTCTTCCTTCTTCCGCTACGCCTCCCGCAGTCTCACCGAGGTTGTGAATGAACTCACTCAAAATAAAGACCTGAGAGCCGTTCTCTGTTACGTCTTTGGAACCTATG gtAAAATCCCCAAAGAAGCAAGCTTCTCCATGCACTCTCTACTTGTGCGACACTATCTTTCTGGTGCGTGGTATCCAAAGGGTGGCGCTAGTGAGATTGCCTACCACATGATTCCCATCATTGAGAAGGCAGGAGGGGCAGTGCTTGTTAGAGCACCTGTCAACCGCATACTTCTCAATGAAGCTAAAGAGGCTATTG GTGTGAGTGTTATGAAGGGGCAGGAGGAGGTGCATATACACGCTCCTATGGTGATTTCAGATGCTGGAATTTTCAATACTTACCAAACTCTTTTGCCCAAAGATGTGCAGACCATGCCTG CGATCCAGAAACAGCTGAGTATGGTGCAGAATGGAGAGGGTGGTATGAGTATCTTCATTGGTCTTGATGGAACGAAAGAAGAGCTCGGTTTAAAAGCAGAGAATTACTGGATCTATTCCGAGAACAATCTGGATGACCT GGTGGAGGGCTATATGAAAGGAAACAGGGAAGAATCTGTTAAGAAGATACCTTTGATTTTTGTGGCATCACCATCTGCCAAAGATCCAACCTGGGAGGAAAGAAAACCAG GTAAATCCACCCTGACTGTTGTTAGCTTTGCTAACTATGCCTGGTTTGAAGAGTGGAAGGATGAGAAAGTGAAGAACAGAAGTGCAGATTATAAAGAACTGAAGCAGACCTTCATCAATAGTGTTGTAGAGGTGTTGACTGAGATCTATCCTAAGATCAAGGACCGG ATTGAATATGTGGATGCAGGTACCCCGATATCAAATCAACACTACCTCGGCGCTCCTAAAGGAGAGATCTACGGTGCAGATCATGGCATTTCTCGCTTTAGTGTAGAACTAAACGCCACCATCAGACCACAGACGCCTATTAAAAACCTCTTCCTCACAG GTCAGGACGTTATGCTGTGCGGTTTTGCCGGAGCGTTGGGAGGGGCACTGACATGCGGTTCAGTTATCCTAAATCGCAATCTTCACATGGATGCCTTTGCACTTGCTAAAAAGGTCAAGAATGGCAACAACAAGAAGATGCAATAA
- the cdk21 gene encoding cyclin-dependent kinase 6, with protein sequence MDDCCGDMSDYEILAEIGQGAYGKVYKAREKRDRQRLVAVKRLNISEDPDTGIPQFMIREVALLRKLEHFNHPNIVKLLNVSAGWQNQIFDLTLVFECIDQDLSTFLSKASEEGLARDTIKDVMRQLLSGLDFLHTNTVIHRDLKPENILVSSRGEIKIADFGLSRIYTYHIALTPCVVTLWYRAPEVLLHSSYMSSVDIWSAGCIFAELFLLRPLFCGYTEIQQLQKIFEVIGVPGEEDWPMESAVCYSPVWAEKKPTTQILPSLSHEENDLLSQCLTFSPAHRISAYSALAHPYLADP encoded by the exons ATGGACGATTGCTGTGGTGATATGTCAGATTATGAGATCCTGGCAGAAATTGGACAGGGCGCTTATGGGAAGGTGTACAAGGCCCGAGAGAAGCGTGACCGGCAGCGCCTCGTGGCGGTGAAGAGACTCAACATCTCTGAGGATCCGGACACTGGCATCCCTCAGTTCATGATACGAGAAGTGGCACTCCTGCGGAAATTAGAGCACTTCAACCACCCAAACATAGTCAA GTTGCTGAATGTCTCGGCCGGATGGCAAAACCAAATCTTTGACCTGACACTGGTTTTCGAGTGTATCGATCAGGATCTGTCCACATTTCTAAGCAAAGCTTCAGAGGAAGGCCTGGCCAGGGACACAATCAAG GACGTTATGCGTCAGCTTCTCAGTGGACTTGACTTTCTTCACACGAACACTGTCATTCACCGGGACCTGAAGCCAGAAAATATCCTGGTGAGCAGTCGAGGGGAGATCAAGATTGCCGATTTCGGTCTGTCCAGGATCTATACGTACCATATCGCCCTTACCCCTTGT GTTGTTACTCTGTGGTACAGGGCTCCAGAGGTCCTGCTTCACTCCAGTTATATGTCTTCGGTGGATATTTGGAGTGCTGGTTGTATCTTTGCAGAGCTCTTTTTGCTAAG GCCTTTGTTTTGTGGATACACGGAGATCCAACAGCTGCAAAAGATATTTGA GGTTATCGGTGTGCCCGGTGAGGAGGACTGGCCCATGGAAAGTGCTGTCTGCTACAGTCCTGTTTGGGCTGAGAAAAAGCCTACAACACAGATTCTCCCTAGCCTGTCCCATGAAGAGAATGACTTGCTGTCT CAATGTTTGACATTCAGTCCAGCTCATCGCATCTCTGCCTACAGTGCTTTGGCCCACCCTTACCTGGCAGACCCCTAA
- the LOC135749471 gene encoding C-type lectin domain family 4 member E isoform X2 → MHKKMRDSKFKDDRHCSRAMLRLLSVLLFLSLLANGVLTYMFFVDFQPVISKNNRQPNYCSDLKEKWFKSKGRFYVFSTDTMDWNSSRERCQALGGDLVIVNDKEEEVFLAKHVGDINDFYWIGLTDSQTEGVWLWVDNTPLNNNHSWEYPPDDWKVENPIGEDCVILKKKTKWGDVSCLRREKRICEIPCSNPQ, encoded by the exons ATGCATAAGAAAATGAGAGACTCCAAATTTAAAGATGACC GACATTGTTCCAGAGCAATGCTGCGGCTACTCTCTGTTCTTCTGTTTTTGTCTTTGTTAGCAAATGGGGTACTGACATACATGT TTTTTGTAGATTTTCAACCAGTCATCTCCAAGAATAATAGACAACCAAACTATTGTTCAG ATTTGAAAGAGAAGTGGTTTAAGTCAAAAGGCAGATTTTATGTTTTCTCCACTGACACAATGGACTGGAACAGCAGCAGGGAACGTTGTCAGGCCCTTGGTGGAGACCTGGTCATCGTCAACGATAAAGAGGAGGAG GTATTTCTCGCGAAACATGTGGGTGATATAAATGATTTCTATTGGATTGGCTTGACTGACAGCCAGACTGAGGGGGTGTGGCTTTGGGTAGACAACACCCCTTTAAACAACAACCACTC ATGGGAGTATCCTCCGGATGATTGGAAAGTAGAAAATCCAATAGGTGAAGACTGTGTTAtcctaaaaaagaaaacaaaatgggGTGATGTTTCTTGCTTAAGGAGAGAGAAAAGAATATGTGAGATACCCTGTTCTAACCCCCAGTGA